A window from Drosophila nasuta strain 15112-1781.00 chromosome 3, ASM2355853v1, whole genome shotgun sequence encodes these proteins:
- the LOC132790501 gene encoding formin-like protein isoform X2, whose translation MGAVKSRTMINDLDRDRDRDEQQQQHPQLRNGHHGSSIGGTLQKQDLRYDIGSSSQYHHVRQPSVRSRSQQPMPTTDELDRRFAKVLASMDLPPDKAKLLRNYDDEKKWDMICDQEMVQAKDPPSHYLSKLRTYLDPKASRSHRLYLFYFLCQKRKMVGESTSTQVLRDLEISLRTNHIEWVKEFLDDANQGLDALVDYLSFRLQMMRHEQRLQDALSESDERLMHPNGMLDASEVGLGNSSMSPGGVGAGNVSLTNGDVSRHMSSASHGNHSQFSYSFVRPTIAEVLDSPSLKRRSRHIAKLNMGAATDDIHVSIMCLRAIMNNKYGFNMVIQHREAINCIALSLIHKSLRTKALVLELLAAICLVKGGHEIILGSFDNFKDVCQEKRRFQTLMEYFMNFEAFNIDFMVACMQFMNIVVHSVEDMNYRVHLQYEFTALGLDTYLEKIRMTESEELKVQISAYLDNVFDVAALMEDSETKTSALERVQELEDQLEREIDRNSEFLYKYAELETENLTLKAEQEQLAVMRLQLEEQLNALQRMLQQNEQELKKRDTLLHNKNLELQTLSRSLPRSASSGDGSLVNGSLLTGTTTHGGASSPLPPPPPPALPAAVAAAPPPPPPPAPPAPPPPPMMPGLSPLGSPNGSVISTVPSPPHAPPMLSSFQPPPPPVAGFMPAPDGAMTIKRKVPTKYKLPTLNWIALKPNQVRGTIFNELDDEKIYKQIDFNEFEERFKIGIGGALSNGSNGSEVDGTLSCYPSKRFKKPDNVSLLEHTRLRNIAISRRKLGMPIDDVIAAIHSLDLKKLSLENVELLQKMVPTDAEVKVYKEYIIERKDQNLLTEEDKFMLQLSRVERTSSKLAIMNYMGNFVDSVHLISPQVQSIASASNSLKQSRKFKAVLEIVLAFGNYLNSNKRGPAYGFKLQSLDTLIDTKSSDKRSTLLNYIVATIRAKFPELLNFECELYGTDKAASVALENVVADVQELDKGMELVRKEAELRAKGTQTHILRDFLNNSEDKLKKIKSDLRLAQDAFKECVEYFGDSSRNADAAAFFALIVRFTRAFKQLDLENEQRRRLEQAKKESDQVIMRNKVNQKKQQLPTTCALSLQDAVINELKSKAHSVRETKLLQQDEVYNGALEDILLGLKSEPYRRADAVRRSQRRRIDNHRLSRTLEEMDC comes from the exons ATGGGAGCCGTCAAATCACGCACCATGATCAACGATCTGGATCGCGATCGCGATCgtgatgagcagcagcagcagcatccacaGCTGAGAAATGGTCACCATGGCTCCTCAATTGGTGGCACACTGCAGAAGCAGGATCTTCGCTACGACATCGGCTCCAGCTCGCAGTATCATCATGTGCGGCAACCAAGTGTGCGCAGTCGCAGCCAACAACCGATGCCCACCACCGATGAGCTGGATCGACGTTTCGCCAAAGTCTTG GCTTCAATGGATCTGCCGCCGGATAAAGCCAAGCTCTTGCGTAATTACGATGACGAGAAGAAGTGGGACATGATATGCGATCAA GAAATGGTGCAGGCAAAGGATCCGCCCTCCCATTACTTGAGCAAACTGCGCACCTATTTGGACCCAAAGGCATCGCGTAGTCATCGG CTGTATCTGTTCTACTTTCTTTGTCAGAAACGCAAAATGGTCGGCGAATCGACATCCACACAGGTGCTGCGTGATCTCGAGATCTCGCTGCGCACCAATCACATCGAGTGGGTGAAAGAGTTCCTCGACGATGCCAATCAGGGACTCGATGCGCTCGTTGATTATCTCAGCTTTCGGCTGCAGATGATGCGACACGAGCAACGCTTGCAGGACGCCCTCAGCGAGTCCGACGAGCGTCTGATGCATCCCAATGGGATGCTCGATGCCAGCGAGGTGGGTCTGGGCAACAGTTCGATGAGTCCGGGCGGTGTGGGGGCCGGCAATGTGAGTCTAACTAATGGCGATGTGTCGCGCCATATGTCATCGGCGAGTCATGGCAATCACTCGCAATTCTCGTACAGTTTTGTGCGTCCCACGATTGCCGAGGTGCTCGACAGTCCCAGCCTCAAGCGTCGCTCCCGGCACATTGCCAAGCTGAACATGGGCGCTGCCACCGATGACATTCATGTGTCGATCATGTGCCTGCGTGCCATCATGAACAACAAGTATGGCTTCAATATGGTCATCCAGCACCGTGAGGCCATCAATTGCATTGCTCTCAGTCTCATACACAAATCACTGCGCACCAAGGCTTTGGTCCTAGAGCTGCTGGCGGCGATTTGTTTAGTCAAGGGTGGGCATGAGATCATCTTGGGCTCGTTTGACAACTTTAAGGACGTGTGCCAGGAGAAGAGACGCTTCCAAACGCTCATGGAGTACTTTATGAACTTTGAGGCCTTCAACATTGACTTTATGGTCGCCTGCATGCAGTTCATGAACATTGTGGTCCACTCGGTGGAGGACATGAACTATCGCGTCCACTTGCAGTACGAGTTTACGGCTTTGGGACTGGATACTTATCTGGAGAAGATACGCATGACCGAGTCGGAGGAGCTGAAGGTGCAAATCTCTGCGTATTTGGACAACGTGTTCGATGTGGCCGCCTTGATGGAGGACTCTGAGACGAAGACATCGGCATTGGAGCGTGTGCAGGAGCTGGAGGATCAGCTGGAGCGTGAGATTGATCGGAATTCCGAGTTTCTGTACAAATACGCCGAGCTGGAGACGGAGAATCTAACGCTGAAGGCGGAGCAGGAGCAGCTGGCTGTGATGCGACTGCAGCTGGAGGAGCAGTTGAATGCCCTGCAGCGCATGCTGCAGCAGAACGAGCAGGAACTCAAGAAGCGCGACACGCTGTTGCACAACAAAAATCTGGAATTGCAAACGCTGTCGCGTTCTCTGCCACGTTCCGCGTCCAGCGGCGACGGTTCACTGGTCAATGGTAGCCTGTTAACTGGCACAACCACACATGGCGGAGCTTCATCGCCactgccaccgccgccgccaccagCTCTGCCtgcagcagtggcagctgcACCACCACCGCCTCCACCACCGGCGCCACCTgcaccgccaccgcctcccATGATGCCGGGCTTGAGTCCGTTGGGCAGTCCCAATGGCAGCGTCATCTCGACAGTTCCCTCGCCACCGCATGCTCCGCCCATGCTCAGCTCCTTCcagccaccgccgccgccagtCGCTGGCTTCATGCCTGCTCCAGATGGTGCCATGACCATCAAGCGTAAGGTGCCAACGAAGTACAAGCTGCCCACGCTCAACTGGATAGCGTTGAAGCCCAACCAG GTACGTGGCACAATCTTCAATGAGCTGGACGATGAGAAGATCTACAAGCAAATCGATTTCAATGAGTTCGAGGAGCGCTTCAAGATTGGCATCGGTGGCGCGCTGTCTAAtggcagcaatggcagcgaGGTGGATGGTACGCTCTCCTGCTATCCCAGCAAACGCTTCAAGAAGCCCGATAATGTGTCGCTGCTGGAGCACACGAGATTGAGAAACATAG CAATCTCTCGTCGTAAACTGGGCATGCCCATTGACGATGTGATTGCCGCAATACACAGTTTGGATTTGAAGAAGTTGTCGCTGGAGAATGTGGAGCTGCTGCAGAAGATGGTGCCCACGGATGCGGAAGTCAAGGTCTACAAGGAGTACATCATCGAGCGCAAGGATCAGAACCTGCTCACCGAGGAGGACAAGTTCATGTTGCAATTATCGCGCGTCGAACGCACCTCATCCAAGCTGGCCATTATGAATTATATGGGCAACTTCGTCGACAGCGTTCACCTCATTAGTCCG CAAGTGCAATCGATTGCCAGCGCATCGAATTCGCTGAAGCAGTCCAGAAAGTTCAAGGCTGTGCTGGAAATAGTGCTGGCCTTTGGCAACTATTTGAATAGCAACAAACGCGGTCCAGCCTACGGCTTCAAGCTGCAATCGCTGGACACACTGATTGACACCAAGTCATCGGACAAGCGTTCCACGTTGCTCAACTACATTGTGGCCACCATTAGGGCCAAATTCCCAGAGCTATTGAACTTCGAATGCGAGCTCTATGGCACTGATAAAGCGGCATCTGTAGCGCTAGAGAATGTTGTGGCCGATGTGCAGGAGCTGGATAAGGGCATGGAGTTGGTGCGCAAGGAGGCCGAGTTGCGAGCGAAGGGCACACAGACGCATATACTGAGGGATTTCCTCAACAACAGCGAGGATAAGCTGAAGAAGATCAAGAGTGATTTGCGATTGGCGCAGGATGCGTTCAAAGAGTGCGTCGAATACTTTGGCGATTCATCTCGCAACGCAGATGCAGCTGCCTTCTTTGCACTGATTGTTCGCTTCACACGCGCCTTCAAG CAACTGGATTTGGAGAATGAGCAGCGTCGTCGCCTCGAGCAGGCGAAAAAGGAGAGCGATCAGGTCATAATGCGCAACAAGGTCAATCAAAAGAAGCAACAG TTGCCTACAACTTGCGCACTTTCCTTGCAGGATGCCGTCATCAACGAGCTGAAGAGCAAAGCGCATTCGGTGCGCGAAACGAAACTGTTGCAGCAGGATGAGGTCTATAATGGGGCATTGGAGGACATTCTTCTGGGGCTCAAAAGTGAGCCCTATCGCCGGGCAGATGCTGTGAGGCGCTCTCAACGCCGACGCATTGATAATCATCGCTTGTCACGCACTCTGGAAGAGATGGACTGCTAG
- the LOC132790501 gene encoding formin-like protein isoform X1: protein MGAVKSRTMINDLDRDRDRDEQQQQHPQLRNGHHGSSIGGTLQKQDLRYDIGSSSQYHHVRQPSVRSRSQQPMPTTDELDRRFAKVLASMDLPPDKAKLLRNYDDEKKWDMICDQEMVQAKDPPSHYLSKLRTYLDPKASRSHRKRKMVGESTSTQVLRDLEISLRTNHIEWVKEFLDDANQGLDALVDYLSFRLQMMRHEQRLQDALSESDERLMHPNGMLDASEVGLGNSSMSPGGVGAGNVSLTNGDVSRHMSSASHGNHSQFSYSFVRPTIAEVLDSPSLKRRSRHIAKLNMGAATDDIHVSIMCLRAIMNNKYGFNMVIQHREAINCIALSLIHKSLRTKALVLELLAAICLVKGGHEIILGSFDNFKDVCQEKRRFQTLMEYFMNFEAFNIDFMVACMQFMNIVVHSVEDMNYRVHLQYEFTALGLDTYLEKIRMTESEELKVQISAYLDNVFDVAALMEDSETKTSALERVQELEDQLEREIDRNSEFLYKYAELETENLTLKAEQEQLAVMRLQLEEQLNALQRMLQQNEQELKKRDTLLHNKNLELQTLSRSLPRSASSGDGSLVNGSLLTGTTTHGGASSPLPPPPPPALPAAVAAAPPPPPPPAPPAPPPPPMMPGLSPLGSPNGSVISTVPSPPHAPPMLSSFQPPPPPVAGFMPAPDGAMTIKRKVPTKYKLPTLNWIALKPNQVRGTIFNELDDEKIYKQIDFNEFEERFKIGIGGALSNGSNGSEVDGTLSCYPSKRFKKPDNVSLLEHTRLRNIAISRRKLGMPIDDVIAAIHSLDLKKLSLENVELLQKMVPTDAEVKVYKEYIIERKDQNLLTEEDKFMLQLSRVERTSSKLAIMNYMGNFVDSVHLISPQVQSIASASNSLKQSRKFKAVLEIVLAFGNYLNSNKRGPAYGFKLQSLDTLIDTKSSDKRSTLLNYIVATIRAKFPELLNFECELYGTDKAASVALENVVADVQELDKGMELVRKEAELRAKGTQTHILRDFLNNSEDKLKKIKSDLRLAQDAFKECVEYFGDSSRNADAAAFFALIVRFTRAFKQLDLENEQRRRLEQAKKESDQVIMRNKVNQKKQQDAVINELKSKAHSVRETKLLQQDEVYNGALEDILLGLKSEPYRRADAVRRSQRRRIDNHRLSRTLEEMDC from the exons ATGGGAGCCGTCAAATCACGCACCATGATCAACGATCTGGATCGCGATCGCGATCgtgatgagcagcagcagcagcatccacaGCTGAGAAATGGTCACCATGGCTCCTCAATTGGTGGCACACTGCAGAAGCAGGATCTTCGCTACGACATCGGCTCCAGCTCGCAGTATCATCATGTGCGGCAACCAAGTGTGCGCAGTCGCAGCCAACAACCGATGCCCACCACCGATGAGCTGGATCGACGTTTCGCCAAAGTCTTG GCTTCAATGGATCTGCCGCCGGATAAAGCCAAGCTCTTGCGTAATTACGATGACGAGAAGAAGTGGGACATGATATGCGATCAA GAAATGGTGCAGGCAAAGGATCCGCCCTCCCATTACTTGAGCAAACTGCGCACCTATTTGGACCCAAAGGCATCGCGTAGTCATCGG AAACGCAAAATGGTCGGCGAATCGACATCCACACAGGTGCTGCGTGATCTCGAGATCTCGCTGCGCACCAATCACATCGAGTGGGTGAAAGAGTTCCTCGACGATGCCAATCAGGGACTCGATGCGCTCGTTGATTATCTCAGCTTTCGGCTGCAGATGATGCGACACGAGCAACGCTTGCAGGACGCCCTCAGCGAGTCCGACGAGCGTCTGATGCATCCCAATGGGATGCTCGATGCCAGCGAGGTGGGTCTGGGCAACAGTTCGATGAGTCCGGGCGGTGTGGGGGCCGGCAATGTGAGTCTAACTAATGGCGATGTGTCGCGCCATATGTCATCGGCGAGTCATGGCAATCACTCGCAATTCTCGTACAGTTTTGTGCGTCCCACGATTGCCGAGGTGCTCGACAGTCCCAGCCTCAAGCGTCGCTCCCGGCACATTGCCAAGCTGAACATGGGCGCTGCCACCGATGACATTCATGTGTCGATCATGTGCCTGCGTGCCATCATGAACAACAAGTATGGCTTCAATATGGTCATCCAGCACCGTGAGGCCATCAATTGCATTGCTCTCAGTCTCATACACAAATCACTGCGCACCAAGGCTTTGGTCCTAGAGCTGCTGGCGGCGATTTGTTTAGTCAAGGGTGGGCATGAGATCATCTTGGGCTCGTTTGACAACTTTAAGGACGTGTGCCAGGAGAAGAGACGCTTCCAAACGCTCATGGAGTACTTTATGAACTTTGAGGCCTTCAACATTGACTTTATGGTCGCCTGCATGCAGTTCATGAACATTGTGGTCCACTCGGTGGAGGACATGAACTATCGCGTCCACTTGCAGTACGAGTTTACGGCTTTGGGACTGGATACTTATCTGGAGAAGATACGCATGACCGAGTCGGAGGAGCTGAAGGTGCAAATCTCTGCGTATTTGGACAACGTGTTCGATGTGGCCGCCTTGATGGAGGACTCTGAGACGAAGACATCGGCATTGGAGCGTGTGCAGGAGCTGGAGGATCAGCTGGAGCGTGAGATTGATCGGAATTCCGAGTTTCTGTACAAATACGCCGAGCTGGAGACGGAGAATCTAACGCTGAAGGCGGAGCAGGAGCAGCTGGCTGTGATGCGACTGCAGCTGGAGGAGCAGTTGAATGCCCTGCAGCGCATGCTGCAGCAGAACGAGCAGGAACTCAAGAAGCGCGACACGCTGTTGCACAACAAAAATCTGGAATTGCAAACGCTGTCGCGTTCTCTGCCACGTTCCGCGTCCAGCGGCGACGGTTCACTGGTCAATGGTAGCCTGTTAACTGGCACAACCACACATGGCGGAGCTTCATCGCCactgccaccgccgccgccaccagCTCTGCCtgcagcagtggcagctgcACCACCACCGCCTCCACCACCGGCGCCACCTgcaccgccaccgcctcccATGATGCCGGGCTTGAGTCCGTTGGGCAGTCCCAATGGCAGCGTCATCTCGACAGTTCCCTCGCCACCGCATGCTCCGCCCATGCTCAGCTCCTTCcagccaccgccgccgccagtCGCTGGCTTCATGCCTGCTCCAGATGGTGCCATGACCATCAAGCGTAAGGTGCCAACGAAGTACAAGCTGCCCACGCTCAACTGGATAGCGTTGAAGCCCAACCAG GTACGTGGCACAATCTTCAATGAGCTGGACGATGAGAAGATCTACAAGCAAATCGATTTCAATGAGTTCGAGGAGCGCTTCAAGATTGGCATCGGTGGCGCGCTGTCTAAtggcagcaatggcagcgaGGTGGATGGTACGCTCTCCTGCTATCCCAGCAAACGCTTCAAGAAGCCCGATAATGTGTCGCTGCTGGAGCACACGAGATTGAGAAACATAG CAATCTCTCGTCGTAAACTGGGCATGCCCATTGACGATGTGATTGCCGCAATACACAGTTTGGATTTGAAGAAGTTGTCGCTGGAGAATGTGGAGCTGCTGCAGAAGATGGTGCCCACGGATGCGGAAGTCAAGGTCTACAAGGAGTACATCATCGAGCGCAAGGATCAGAACCTGCTCACCGAGGAGGACAAGTTCATGTTGCAATTATCGCGCGTCGAACGCACCTCATCCAAGCTGGCCATTATGAATTATATGGGCAACTTCGTCGACAGCGTTCACCTCATTAGTCCG CAAGTGCAATCGATTGCCAGCGCATCGAATTCGCTGAAGCAGTCCAGAAAGTTCAAGGCTGTGCTGGAAATAGTGCTGGCCTTTGGCAACTATTTGAATAGCAACAAACGCGGTCCAGCCTACGGCTTCAAGCTGCAATCGCTGGACACACTGATTGACACCAAGTCATCGGACAAGCGTTCCACGTTGCTCAACTACATTGTGGCCACCATTAGGGCCAAATTCCCAGAGCTATTGAACTTCGAATGCGAGCTCTATGGCACTGATAAAGCGGCATCTGTAGCGCTAGAGAATGTTGTGGCCGATGTGCAGGAGCTGGATAAGGGCATGGAGTTGGTGCGCAAGGAGGCCGAGTTGCGAGCGAAGGGCACACAGACGCATATACTGAGGGATTTCCTCAACAACAGCGAGGATAAGCTGAAGAAGATCAAGAGTGATTTGCGATTGGCGCAGGATGCGTTCAAAGAGTGCGTCGAATACTTTGGCGATTCATCTCGCAACGCAGATGCAGCTGCCTTCTTTGCACTGATTGTTCGCTTCACACGCGCCTTCAAG CAACTGGATTTGGAGAATGAGCAGCGTCGTCGCCTCGAGCAGGCGAAAAAGGAGAGCGATCAGGTCATAATGCGCAACAAGGTCAATCAAAAGAAGCAACAG GATGCCGTCATCAACGAGCTGAAGAGCAAAGCGCATTCGGTGCGCGAAACGAAACTGTTGCAGCAGGATGAGGTCTATAATGGGGCATTGGAGGACATTCTTCTGGGGCTCAAAAGTGAGCCCTATCGCCGGGCAGATGCTGTGAGGCGCTCTCAACGCCGACGCATTGATAATCATCGCTTGTCACGCACTCTGGAAGAGATGGACTGCTAG
- the LOC132790506 gene encoding putative cyclin-dependent serine/threonine-protein kinase DDB_G0272797/DDB_G0274007: MSAPRKNTNYFSPYSQHVGQYPSQTSDYRTQHTGGLQQPHEREQQNRQQGTPHFYQSRTPQQQQQQCGFYEDRQSSPHFYRNKTPYQQQGRNFGQRGGRRGFHQQHHQQRQFNNGRSTSTDTFSQYFHSSMLEDPWHDLMERHNAIHGSVINEALKTKETVDT, translated from the coding sequence atgagTGCACCAcgaaaaaacacaaactacTTTTCGCCCTACTCTCAGCATGTGGGTCAATATCCTTCGCAGACATCGGACTACAGGACACAGCACACTGGCGGCCTGCAACAACCGCACgaaagagaacaacaaaacagGCAACAAGGAACTCCGCATTTCTATCAAAGCAGAacgccgcagcaacaacaacaacaatgtggtTTCTACGAGGATCGACAGAGCTCCCCGCATTTTTATCGTAATAAAACACCTTACCAGCAACAAGGCAGAAATTTCGGGCAACGCGGTGGAAGACGCGGATTtcatcagcagcatcatcaacagAGGCAATTTAATAATGGAAGAAGCACGAGTACGGACACCTTTTCGCAGTATTTCCACAGCTCGATGCTGGAGGATCCGTGGCATGATTTGATGGAGCGACACAATGCGATACACGGCAGTGTCATCAATGAGGCGCTAAAGACAAAAGAAACAGTAGATACGTag
- the LOC132790505 gene encoding RNA exonuclease 4, whose protein sequence is MKRSEDNSPKRKAMNTNTNSSPGQRKLQTSMERLQVQQANVNRRAAGSNWQAAMGNENHNQAASTSASTSTAGTHETDATLTKSARNRLKRKAQRNRYLAMDCEMVGVGHNGQDAMLARVSIVNKVGEVLLDKHVKPRQPVVDYRTSVSGIRPEDIENGEDFKEVQAEVVKLLQGKVLVGHALRNDLAALGIKHPKAHIRDTSVYKPLCKVVSNGHTPSLKRLSMAVLGKEIQTGEHNSVEDARAAMSIYNLIAADWEKYLEKRQKHH, encoded by the coding sequence ATGAAACGCAGCGAAGACAATAGTCCCAAACGCAAAGCAATGAACACAAACACGAATTCATCCCCCGGACAGCGCAAGCTGCAAACGTCAATGGAACGCTTGCAGGTGCAGCAAGCAAATGTAAACAGACGCGCCGCCGGCTCCAATTGGCAAGCGGCGATGGGCAACGAAAACCACAACCAAGCAGCATCAACTTCAGCCTCGACGTCAACAGCTGGTACCCACGAAACGGATGCCACATTAACCAAATCGGCCCGAAATCGTCTCAAGCGCAAAGCACAACGCAATCGTTACCTCGCCATGGACTGTGAGATGGTTGGCGTTGGTCACAACGGCCAGGATGCGATGCTGGCCCGCGTCTCCATCGTAAACAAGGTGGGTGAAGTGTTGCTGGACAAGCATGTGAAGCCACGCCAACCCGTCGTCGATTATCGCACCAGCGTTTCGGGCATTCGACCAGAAGACATCGAGAATGGCGAGGACTTCAAAGAGGTGCAGGCCGAGGTGGTGAAGCTGCTGCAGGGCAAAGTGCTCGTGGGTCATGCGCTGCGTAACGATCTCGCTGCTCTGGGAATTAAGCATCCTAAGGCGCACATCCGCGACACATCCGTCTATAAACCGCTCTGCAAAGTGGTCTCCAATGGTCACACACCTAGTCTGAAGCGTCTTTCGATGGCCGTTCTGGGCAAGGAAATTCAGACGGGTGAGCACAACTCGGTGGAGGATGCACGGGCCGCCATGAGCATCTATAATCTTATTGCCGCCGACTGGGAAAAGTATCTGGAGAAGCGGCAGAAGCACCACTGA